Proteins co-encoded in one Opitutus terrae PB90-1 genomic window:
- a CDS encoding signal peptidase I, producing MLLALAAGSASLHAAAAAAAAEEELPVATPVEIGRETRLTRVEAPRSKLSPRAALAAARAVAAQVPGAKVSTVMPSGSMRPMFNERAFLVAEPVRYDDLDVGDIVTFWHPKRQRVIVHRILEKRSAGYWTKGDFNDRPDDMYVKPEHQVMRVFAIIYAREDGNSTTRTAGAAASSTHLAPR from the coding sequence ATGCTCCTCGCGCTGGCGGCCGGCTCTGCCTCGTTGCACGCAGCGGCTGCAGCGGCTGCCGCCGAAGAAGAATTGCCGGTGGCGACGCCGGTGGAGATCGGTCGCGAGACGCGCCTAACCCGCGTCGAAGCGCCGCGCTCCAAGCTTTCGCCTCGCGCCGCTCTCGCTGCCGCCCGTGCGGTGGCGGCGCAGGTGCCGGGTGCGAAGGTGAGCACGGTGATGCCTTCTGGCAGCATGCGCCCGATGTTCAACGAGCGTGCCTTTCTCGTCGCGGAGCCCGTGCGCTATGACGACCTGGACGTGGGCGACATCGTCACCTTCTGGCACCCGAAGCGCCAGCGCGTGATCGTGCACCGAATTCTCGAGAAGCGTTCGGCCGGCTACTGGACCAAGGGTGACTTCAACGACCGGCCGGACGATATGTATGTGAAACCCGAGCACCAGGTGATGCGGGTGTTTGCGATCATCTACGCGCGCGAGGATGGCAACTCCACCACGCGGACCGCCGGGGCCGCGGCCAGCAGCACGCATCTCGCGCCGCGGTGA
- a CDS encoding SPFH domain-containing protein, giving the protein MSTSATHPTPDQRAVSQEKPALAASGWPALFVVLLLYLASIGLIIGGVSVLRGPAIVLGVLLLIVAIIGSCGFFMLQPNSAAVLLLFGDYRGTVRKTGFLFANPFYQKLKISLRTRNFNGEKLKVNDKRGNPIEIAAVVVWRVRDTAQAMFDVDNYENYVVVQSESAVRHVATSYAYDDAEHNELTLRAGGEEVSAALLRELQERLSRAGVEVQEARLTHLAYAPEIAQAMLRRQQAEAVIAARQKIVQGAVSMVEMALNELSSKKVVALDEERKAAMVSNLLVVLCGESEAHPVINTGTLYH; this is encoded by the coding sequence ATGAGCACTTCAGCAACCCACCCCACTCCCGATCAGCGCGCCGTCAGTCAGGAAAAACCGGCTCTCGCCGCTTCCGGCTGGCCGGCGCTTTTTGTCGTCCTGCTTCTCTACCTCGCGTCGATCGGCTTGATCATCGGCGGAGTTTCCGTGCTGCGCGGGCCCGCGATCGTGCTCGGCGTGCTGCTGCTGATCGTCGCGATCATCGGCTCCTGCGGGTTCTTCATGCTGCAGCCCAACAGCGCGGCTGTCCTACTCCTGTTCGGTGACTATCGCGGCACCGTGCGCAAAACGGGGTTCCTCTTCGCCAATCCGTTCTACCAAAAACTCAAAATCTCGCTTCGCACCCGAAACTTCAACGGCGAGAAACTCAAGGTGAACGACAAGCGCGGCAATCCGATCGAGATCGCCGCCGTGGTCGTGTGGCGCGTGCGCGACACCGCGCAAGCGATGTTCGACGTCGACAACTACGAAAACTACGTCGTGGTCCAGAGCGAGTCGGCCGTGCGGCACGTGGCGACCAGCTACGCTTACGATGACGCCGAGCACAATGAGCTCACGTTGCGCGCCGGCGGTGAGGAAGTTTCCGCCGCGTTGCTTCGCGAGTTGCAGGAGCGGCTTAGCCGCGCGGGCGTCGAGGTGCAGGAGGCGCGCTTGACGCACCTCGCCTACGCGCCGGAAATCGCGCAGGCGATGCTCCGGCGCCAACAGGCCGAGGCGGTCATCGCTGCGCGCCAGAAGATCGTCCAAGGCGCCGTCAGCATGGTCGAGATGGCGCTCAACGAACTCTCGAGCAAGAAGGTCGTGGCACTCGATGAAGAGCGCAAAGCCGCGATGGTCTCGAATCTCCTGGTCGTGCTCTGCGGCGAATCCGAGGCCCACCCCGTGATCAACACCGGCACGCTCTACCACTGA
- a CDS encoding homoserine dehydrogenase has product MNQFNLGMIGGGTVGSGVFHALQQNSALLTARIGVGIAIRKVAVKAFDEPRPYPITEKLMTLNWRDVVEDPEIHIVTELVGGTGIAKTMILAALERGKAVVTANKALISAHGPELFAAARKHNTSLYFEASVAGGIPIIKVLRESMVGNRIDRIDGIVNGTCNYILTRMKREGAAFADVLADAQRLGYAEADPTLDVDGHDAAHKIGILASLAHGFWVDHHDIHVEGIRSLTPLDIRFAAQLGYTIKLLGMVRMAPPASGKKNSGPRISVSVSPTLVPDGHVLASVNDVFNAVFVSGSPIGDTLYYGRGAGKDATASAILSDIADAALDRKHGTPQRVPPFVAHARDGKVIPYAETRSRFYLRLNVLDRAGVIAKISAIISKAGLSLSSIVQPEGHEGETVPLILMTHIAQRAAMDKAVTAISKLPAVKGPSLLLPVEDFG; this is encoded by the coding sequence ATGAATCAGTTCAACCTCGGCATGATCGGCGGCGGCACGGTGGGCAGCGGCGTATTTCACGCACTGCAGCAAAACTCCGCGCTGCTGACGGCGCGCATCGGTGTGGGCATCGCGATCCGCAAGGTGGCGGTGAAGGCGTTCGACGAGCCCCGCCCCTACCCGATCACCGAGAAGCTGATGACGCTGAATTGGCGCGACGTGGTCGAGGATCCGGAGATTCACATCGTCACCGAGCTCGTCGGTGGCACGGGGATCGCGAAGACCATGATCCTCGCCGCACTCGAGCGCGGCAAAGCCGTCGTCACGGCCAACAAGGCGCTGATCTCCGCGCACGGCCCTGAGTTGTTCGCCGCCGCGCGCAAGCACAACACCAGCCTCTACTTCGAGGCGAGCGTCGCCGGCGGGATTCCCATCATCAAGGTCCTCCGCGAAAGCATGGTCGGCAATCGCATCGACCGGATCGACGGCATCGTCAACGGCACCTGCAACTACATTCTCACCCGGATGAAGCGCGAAGGCGCGGCTTTCGCCGACGTGCTCGCCGACGCCCAGCGGCTCGGCTACGCCGAGGCGGATCCGACGCTCGACGTCGACGGCCACGACGCCGCGCACAAAATCGGCATCCTCGCCTCGCTCGCGCATGGCTTCTGGGTCGACCATCACGATATCCACGTCGAGGGCATCCGTTCGCTCACCCCGCTCGACATCCGTTTCGCGGCTCAACTTGGCTACACCATCAAGCTCCTCGGGATGGTCCGCATGGCGCCGCCTGCATCCGGCAAGAAAAATTCCGGCCCGCGGATCAGCGTCTCAGTCAGTCCCACGCTGGTGCCGGACGGACACGTGCTCGCCAGCGTCAACGACGTGTTCAATGCGGTCTTCGTGTCCGGTTCGCCGATTGGCGATACGCTCTATTACGGACGCGGCGCCGGCAAGGACGCCACCGCAAGCGCCATCTTGAGCGACATCGCCGACGCGGCGCTCGATCGCAAGCACGGCACACCGCAGCGCGTACCGCCCTTCGTCGCCCACGCGCGCGACGGCAAGGTGATCCCCTACGCCGAAACCCGTTCGCGATTCTACCTTCGGCTCAACGTGCTCGATCGCGCCGGCGTGATCGCCAAGATTTCCGCCATCATCAGCAAGGCGGGGCTCAGCCTCTCCTCGATCGTTCAACCCGAAGGTCACGAAGGCGAAACGGTGCCGCTGATCCTCATGACGCACATCGCGCAACGCGCCGCGATGGACAAAGCAGTCACTGCGATCAGCAAGCTGCCCGCCGTCAAAGGCCCGTCGTTGCTGCTCCCGGTCGAGGACTTTGGATAA
- the wrbA gene encoding NAD(P)H:quinone oxidoreductase codes for MSVRVKIVFHSVYGHIHQMAEAIAAGAREVPGAEVELLQVAETLSPEILSKMGALEAKKAFAHVPIADPKKLGEADAVIFGSGTRYGSATAQMQAFFDATGSLWASGALVGKVGSLFTSTGTQHGGQETTILSMMTFLLHQGMVVVGVPYAEQRLSYMDALSGGGPYGAGTITGGDGSRMPSENELGIARYQGRHVAQIAAKLAAK; via the coding sequence ATGAGCGTTCGTGTTAAAATCGTTTTTCACAGTGTGTATGGGCATATCCACCAGATGGCCGAGGCGATCGCGGCCGGCGCGCGCGAAGTGCCCGGCGCTGAAGTGGAGTTGCTGCAGGTCGCGGAGACTCTCTCGCCGGAGATTCTGTCGAAGATGGGAGCTCTCGAAGCGAAGAAGGCGTTCGCGCACGTGCCGATCGCCGATCCGAAAAAGCTCGGTGAAGCCGATGCCGTGATCTTCGGCAGTGGCACCCGCTACGGGAGCGCGACCGCGCAGATGCAGGCCTTCTTCGACGCGACGGGTTCGTTGTGGGCGAGCGGCGCGTTGGTCGGCAAAGTCGGCAGCCTGTTCACGTCGACCGGCACGCAGCATGGCGGGCAGGAAACGACGATCTTGAGCATGATGACCTTTTTGCTGCACCAGGGCATGGTCGTGGTCGGCGTGCCGTATGCGGAGCAACGGCTGTCGTACATGGACGCGCTCAGTGGCGGCGGCCCGTATGGTGCTGGCACGATCACCGGTGGCGACGGCAGCCGGATGCCGAGTGAAAACGAGCTTGGGATCGCGCGCTATCAAGGCCGGCACGTGGCACAGATCGCGGCCAAGCTGGCGGCGAAATAG
- a CDS encoding response regulator, whose amino-acid sequence MKIFILEDHVMFREVIRKACSRQLRHEVVGESGSGLEALQLIVKLRPELLLLDLSLPDLSGLEVARVVRPAVPTMKTVVLSCHVDAHTVHEVERVGVEGFVDKTSSTVSMLGDALADIAGGRTYFSPAFKAAQRAHRRDQQSADKLLSDTERRVLSFIGHGLSDEEIGQRLGITRNTAQTHRSHILRKLRVGNSARLAAYAVRHGFTLYS is encoded by the coding sequence ATGAAGATTTTCATCCTCGAAGATCACGTGATGTTTCGGGAGGTGATTCGAAAGGCGTGCTCCCGGCAGCTGCGTCACGAAGTGGTTGGCGAGTCGGGCTCGGGCCTCGAAGCGCTCCAGCTGATTGTGAAGCTCCGGCCCGAGTTGCTGCTGCTCGATCTCTCGCTGCCGGATCTGTCCGGGCTCGAGGTCGCTCGCGTGGTGCGCCCAGCGGTTCCGACGATGAAGACCGTCGTGCTTTCCTGTCACGTGGACGCCCACACCGTGCACGAGGTCGAACGCGTCGGCGTGGAGGGTTTCGTTGATAAAACCTCCAGCACGGTGAGCATGTTGGGGGACGCTCTCGCCGACATCGCCGGCGGCCGCACCTATTTCTCTCCCGCGTTCAAAGCGGCGCAGCGCGCACACCGGCGCGATCAACAGTCCGCCGACAAACTTCTTTCGGACACCGAGCGACGCGTGCTGTCGTTCATCGGCCATGGCTTGAGTGACGAGGAAATCGGCCAGCGGCTCGGCATCACGCGCAACACCGCGCAAACGCACCGCAGCCACATCCTCCGCAAGCTCCGCGTCGGGAACAGCGCCCGGCTGGCCGCCTACGCCGTGCGGCACGGCTTCACGCTCTACTCCTGA
- a CDS encoding nucleoside kinase: MTQSRFVESSPEIEVHLPDGRTLRGPRGATAAVLLAPIADDLPAPLVGVVVNGELFDLAHAIDLEARVRPVTMADADGARIYRRSLTYLLDYAFSRLYPEATLLIDHSLASGGYFCNIRGRAPLTSAELAALEADMRRIVGENLPFNRHEVTLAEAIAHFDRQKQADKSRLMRHRRKPTITLYQLGERFDDRHGYMVPSTGYLKWFDVVAINGGFALRYPRQHTPDKLPDMTHHPKLLASFRQYGAWLERLGIGHVGALDDAIQAGRSREIILVSEALHEQTIAQIARQIADRGKQARLVLISGPSSSGKTTFSRRLAVQLLTLGLAPFALELDNYFVDRTETPRDKNGELDYETIDALRLTQLADHLQRLLAGEEVQLPRYSFQEGRQYPGENVQLRPGQLIILEGIHGLNPRLIPPALAAQSFQVYASALTQLNLDSNNRVSTTDTRLIRRIVRDARDRGYDARATISRWESVRRGEKLHIFPFQENANVMFNSALAYELSVLRPFAEPILRQVQPGTPEYVEARRLLAYLEWFLPIDAEWVPDNSILREFVGGSILKDFKVWGV; this comes from the coding sequence ATGACTCAAAGTCGGTTTGTCGAATCCAGTCCCGAGATCGAAGTCCATCTCCCTGATGGCCGCACGCTGCGCGGCCCACGGGGAGCCACGGCCGCGGTCCTCCTCGCCCCGATCGCGGACGACTTGCCGGCGCCACTCGTGGGCGTCGTGGTCAACGGTGAGCTCTTCGACCTGGCTCACGCGATCGATCTCGAGGCGAGGGTCCGGCCAGTCACGATGGCCGATGCGGACGGCGCCCGGATTTACCGCCGCTCGCTCACGTATCTTTTGGATTACGCCTTCTCGCGGCTCTATCCGGAAGCCACGTTGCTGATCGATCACTCGCTCGCGTCCGGCGGCTACTTCTGCAACATTCGCGGTCGCGCGCCGCTGACCTCGGCGGAGCTGGCCGCGCTCGAAGCCGATATGCGGCGCATCGTGGGCGAGAACCTGCCGTTCAACCGGCACGAGGTGACGCTCGCCGAGGCGATTGCGCACTTCGATCGGCAAAAGCAGGCCGACAAATCCCGACTCATGCGGCACCGCCGCAAGCCCACCATCACGCTGTATCAACTCGGCGAGCGTTTCGACGACCGGCATGGTTACATGGTGCCGTCCACCGGCTATCTGAAATGGTTCGACGTCGTCGCCATCAACGGCGGGTTCGCCCTCCGCTACCCGCGTCAGCACACGCCGGACAAGCTCCCCGACATGACGCACCACCCGAAGCTGCTGGCTTCGTTCCGCCAATACGGCGCGTGGCTTGAGCGTCTGGGGATCGGTCACGTGGGCGCGCTGGATGATGCGATCCAAGCCGGTCGCAGCCGCGAAATCATCCTCGTATCCGAGGCGCTGCACGAGCAGACGATCGCCCAGATCGCGCGGCAGATCGCCGATCGCGGCAAGCAAGCGCGGCTCGTGTTGATCTCGGGCCCGTCCTCCTCCGGCAAGACCACGTTCTCCCGCCGGCTCGCGGTGCAATTGCTCACGCTCGGGCTCGCGCCGTTCGCGCTCGAGTTGGACAACTACTTCGTCGACCGCACGGAGACGCCGCGCGACAAGAACGGCGAACTCGACTACGAAACCATCGACGCGCTGCGGCTCACGCAGCTCGCGGATCACCTCCAGCGGTTGCTCGCGGGTGAAGAGGTGCAGCTGCCGCGCTACAGCTTCCAGGAAGGCCGGCAGTATCCCGGCGAAAATGTGCAGCTGCGCCCCGGCCAGCTGATCATTCTCGAAGGAATCCACGGGCTGAACCCGCGGCTGATTCCGCCGGCGCTCGCCGCACAATCGTTCCAGGTCTACGCCTCGGCGCTCACCCAGCTGAACCTCGACAGCAACAATCGCGTCTCCACGACGGACACCCGGCTCATTCGCCGCATCGTGCGCGACGCGCGCGATCGCGGCTACGACGCCCGCGCCACGATCAGCCGCTGGGAATCGGTCCGCCGCGGCGAGAAACTGCACATCTTTCCGTTCCAGGAGAACGCGAACGTGATGTTCAACTCCGCGCTCGCTTACGAACTGTCAGTTTTGCGTCCGTTCGCCGAACCGATCCTTCGCCAGGTCCAACCGGGCACGCCGGAATATGTCGAGGCGCGGCGACTGCTCGCCTACCTGGAATGGTTTCTGCCGATTGACGCCGAGTGGGTGCCGGACAACTCCATCCTCCGCGAATTCGTCGGCGGCTCGATCCTGAAGGACTTCAAGGTTTGGGGCGTGTAG